One Frankia alni ACN14a DNA window includes the following coding sequences:
- a CDS encoding GlsB/YeaQ/YmgE family stress response membrane protein, which produces MVTFVVVMILLGLVAGAVARVVLPGPDPIGIVGTIVVGIIGSFVGGFLGYVLFNKDLGEGALQPSGIVGSIIGAILVLLIWRNVGGHSNSRSRGRSRRYARR; this is translated from the coding sequence ATGGTCACATTCGTCGTCGTCATGATTCTGCTCGGTCTGGTCGCCGGCGCCGTCGCTCGCGTGGTGCTGCCCGGACCTGATCCGATCGGCATTGTCGGCACCATTGTCGTGGGCATCATCGGCTCTTTCGTCGGCGGTTTCCTGGGCTACGTCCTGTTCAACAAGGACCTCGGTGAGGGCGCGCTCCAGCCGTCCGGGATCGTCGGCTCCATCATCGGTGCCATCCTGGTGCTGCTGATCTGGCGCAACGTCGGTGGCCACAGCAACAGCCGGTCGCGTGGTCGCAGCCGCCGCTACGCCCGCCGGTGA
- a CDS encoding mechanosensitive ion channel family protein: protein MRVSAAPDLSYSNMQSTIAVLTVLVGAVVVAVAAAILLHRVALRIGRHSQIVADLAHRGRRPVRLTLILVALLIGLNATHEQDWTQPAIHVCDILLIAGIGWCVAVLAFVFEELALARYRVDVVDNRHARRVRTQVTLMRRITVAIISIIAAASMLMTIPSVRVAGASIFASAGVVGIVAGLAAQTSLANVFAGLQLAFTDAIRVDDVVVVEEEWGRIEEITLTYVVVHIWDDRRMILPSTYFTTTPFQNWTRKESAVLGAVELDLDWEVPLEEMRAEMHRVLAATDLWDQRVCVLQVTDAVDDHIRIRVLVSGKDGPTTFDLRCHVREALVLWLQRNHHRALPRTRIEFDATAHLTGPADDRPRATDDRRNESRYGNERHSGAGPYGANSHQNGAGDRDGGAIGTLVREREDRDGTPGDRLRKRDGARRGWEPITTITLSTRDGDGSHLPPRPRTPDGSTGPGEAGDAPDGPQPPHADAADDARLFSGASADSAQRARDFSETTDHTNDPDLPGDDPGPGRDADDR, encoded by the coding sequence GTGCGTGTAAGCGCCGCGCCCGATCTGTCCTACTCCAACATGCAGTCGACGATTGCCGTGCTGACGGTCCTGGTCGGCGCGGTCGTCGTCGCCGTGGCCGCCGCCATACTGCTGCACCGGGTCGCGCTGCGCATCGGCCGGCATTCCCAGATCGTCGCCGACCTCGCGCACCGCGGCCGGCGGCCCGTCCGGCTGACCCTGATCCTCGTGGCGCTGCTCATCGGCCTCAATGCCACCCACGAGCAGGACTGGACGCAGCCGGCGATCCACGTCTGCGACATCCTGCTGATCGCCGGGATCGGCTGGTGCGTCGCCGTCCTGGCGTTCGTCTTCGAGGAGCTCGCGCTCGCGCGCTACCGGGTCGACGTCGTCGACAACCGTCATGCCCGGCGGGTGCGCACCCAGGTCACGCTGATGCGACGGATCACCGTCGCGATCATCTCGATCATCGCCGCCGCGTCGATGCTCATGACGATCCCGAGCGTGCGCGTCGCCGGGGCCAGCATCTTCGCCAGCGCCGGCGTCGTCGGCATCGTCGCGGGCCTGGCCGCCCAGACCTCGCTGGCCAACGTCTTCGCGGGCCTGCAGCTCGCGTTCACCGACGCCATCCGCGTCGACGACGTGGTCGTCGTCGAGGAGGAGTGGGGCCGGATCGAGGAGATCACCCTGACCTACGTCGTCGTCCACATCTGGGACGACCGACGGATGATCCTTCCGTCGACGTACTTCACCACGACACCGTTCCAGAACTGGACCCGCAAGGAGTCCGCGGTGCTCGGCGCGGTCGAGCTTGATCTCGACTGGGAGGTCCCGCTCGAGGAGATGCGTGCCGAGATGCACCGCGTCCTGGCAGCCACCGACCTGTGGGACCAGCGGGTCTGCGTGCTGCAGGTGACCGACGCCGTCGACGACCACATCCGGATCCGGGTGCTGGTCAGCGGCAAGGACGGCCCGACCACCTTCGATCTGCGCTGCCACGTGCGGGAGGCACTCGTGCTGTGGCTACAGCGCAACCACCACCGGGCACTGCCGCGAACCCGCATCGAGTTCGACGCCACCGCCCACCTCACCGGCCCCGCCGACGACCGCCCGCGCGCCACCGACGACCGCCGCAACGAAAGCCGGTACGGCAACGAGCGACACAGTGGTGCCGGCCCTTACGGTGCCAACAGCCACCAGAACGGAGCCGGCGACCGCGACGGGGGTGCCATCGGCACCCTGGTACGCGAGCGGGAAGACCGCGACGGGACGCCCGGCGACCGACTCCGCAAGCGCGACGGCGCTCGCCGCGGCTGGGAGCCGATCACCACGATCACCCTGTCAACCCGGGACGGCGACGGCAGTCATCTCCCCCCGAGGCCCCGCACCCCCGACGGCTCGACCGGCCCGGGTGAGGCCGGCGACGCCCCGGACGGCCCCCAGCCCCCGCACGCCGACGCCGCCGACGACGCGCGGCTGTTCTCCGGCGCAAGCGCGGACTCCGCCCAGCGGGCTCGCGACTTCAGTGAGACCACCGACCACACGAACGACCCGGACCTCCCCGGCGACGACCCCGGCCCCGGCAGGGACGCAGACGATCGGTGA
- a CDS encoding SCO2521 family protein, with amino-acid sequence MSDAGTGTGDGELALLVGEVRTALLRHSGAVSEPVAQEILDLVPAAAVRSATRPSARAVSPDIVEGVHCRLPSGTGRRVEGVGTVVSRAVIAGGRIAQASSRALVVPAAGTRRRGWAAYLARRGVIERIGRGSADDLSAGFLGPRRPGTIDLDAVAGRLLDRVQAAPALDGAVPLRAARTRFRFVIDLADRAETVTPAPPRFSLDDDNVRTLILDAPRGGPEALVTLCEDIACHDWLLTVVQGLVDTLDEAPGRVDRMARMARVSPAIEQLLHLWMPCAHLEPDLRWVWSALEGRPGFSRQWASIVDRIRNEQMGSILRAVTGDGWRNGSGAAAD; translated from the coding sequence ATGAGCGACGCCGGGACCGGGACCGGGGACGGGGAGCTCGCCCTGCTCGTGGGTGAGGTGCGCACCGCGCTCCTGCGGCACTCCGGCGCGGTGAGCGAGCCGGTCGCCCAGGAGATCCTCGACCTGGTGCCGGCCGCCGCGGTCCGCTCGGCGACCAGGCCGTCGGCCCGAGCCGTCTCGCCCGACATCGTCGAAGGAGTCCACTGCCGGTTGCCGTCGGGCACCGGCCGGCGGGTGGAGGGCGTCGGAACGGTCGTCAGCCGCGCCGTCATCGCCGGCGGCCGCATCGCGCAGGCGTCCAGCCGGGCGCTGGTCGTGCCCGCCGCCGGGACGCGCCGGCGCGGCTGGGCCGCCTACCTCGCCCGCCGCGGGGTCATCGAACGGATCGGGCGCGGCTCCGCCGACGATCTCAGCGCCGGCTTTCTCGGCCCGCGACGGCCGGGAACCATCGATCTCGACGCCGTCGCCGGCCGCCTCCTCGACCGGGTGCAGGCGGCCCCCGCCCTCGACGGGGCGGTGCCCCTTCGCGCGGCCCGGACCAGGTTCAGGTTCGTCATCGACCTCGCCGACCGGGCCGAGACGGTTACTCCCGCGCCGCCCCGGTTCAGCCTCGACGACGACAACGTCCGCACCCTGATCCTCGACGCTCCCCGGGGCGGGCCCGAGGCCCTGGTGACACTCTGCGAGGACATCGCCTGCCACGACTGGTTGCTGACGGTCGTACAGGGCCTCGTCGACACGCTCGACGAGGCGCCGGGACGGGTGGACCGGATGGCGCGGATGGCGCGGGTGAGCCCGGCGATCGAGCAGCTCCTGCACCTGTGGATGCCGTGCGCTCACCTGGAGCCGGACCTGCGGTGGGTCTGGTCAGCGCTGGAGGGCCGCCCAGGTTTCTCTCGTCAGTGGGCGAGCATCGTCGATCGCATCCGCAACGAGCAGATGGGATCGATCCTTCGTGCGGTGACCGGCGACGGCTGGCGGAACGGCTCGGGAGCCGCTGCGGATTAA
- a CDS encoding SCO2522 family protein — translation MTIPVHRRQEARTEPMDAVYRESTAVAWTSEVPLAHVSVELGHLYLEDLRSTDLDRFFDRIAPWTDRARMAAIAGNTAGRPRVSTCLLLDDYSGTADSTAELRPGEAIPRLLDAAQRAGVPIDYLARESGLVEYRGGSLAELVEVALVADPPFGADGSRPPVTETGWLTNGQRSPVVGARQAMGGRAGWSPPIENARHLHSIFLDVELWSGPDGKRTWSCAYLAAVWQLARLGVLRRHGRDVLRPEVAEVADLAALPDDWSQVPAVLQAGLNPAPFCAYRTFSVLAGRFLPVENAVRTILSQVAVDPAALDQTVRRAAAERITLPLEIVDRMSYVLLGP, via the coding sequence ATGACCATTCCCGTGCACCGCCGCCAGGAAGCGCGGACTGAGCCGATGGACGCCGTGTACCGAGAGTCCACCGCGGTCGCCTGGACCAGCGAGGTGCCGCTGGCGCACGTGTCGGTCGAGCTCGGTCATCTCTATCTGGAGGACCTCCGTTCGACGGACCTGGACCGCTTCTTCGACCGCATCGCCCCGTGGACCGATCGCGCTCGCATGGCCGCGATCGCGGGGAATACCGCGGGGCGGCCGCGGGTGAGTACCTGCCTGCTGCTCGACGACTATTCCGGGACCGCGGATTCGACAGCCGAGTTGCGGCCCGGCGAGGCGATTCCGCGCCTGCTCGACGCCGCCCAGCGCGCCGGGGTGCCGATCGACTACCTCGCCCGGGAGTCGGGCCTCGTCGAGTACCGCGGCGGGTCCCTCGCCGAGCTGGTGGAGGTGGCGCTGGTCGCGGATCCCCCGTTCGGGGCCGACGGCTCCCGACCACCGGTCACCGAGACCGGCTGGCTGACCAACGGCCAGCGATCCCCCGTGGTGGGGGCGCGTCAGGCGATGGGCGGCCGGGCCGGCTGGTCGCCGCCGATCGAGAACGCCCGGCACCTGCACTCGATCTTCCTCGACGTCGAGCTGTGGAGCGGTCCGGACGGCAAGCGGACCTGGTCCTGCGCCTACCTCGCCGCCGTGTGGCAACTGGCCCGGCTCGGCGTGCTGCGCCGGCATGGCCGCGACGTGCTGCGCCCCGAGGTCGCCGAGGTCGCCGACCTCGCCGCTCTGCCCGACGACTGGTCGCAGGTGCCCGCCGTGCTCCAGGCCGGGCTCAACCCGGCGCCCTTCTGCGCCTACCGGACCTTCTCGGTGCTGGCCGGCCGGTTTCTCCCGGTGGAGAACGCGGTCCGCACGATCCTGTCCCAGGTGGCGGTCGACCCGGCGGCGCTGGACCAGACCGTGCGGCGCGCGGCGGCGGAACGGATCACGTTGCCGCTCGAGATCGTCGACCGGATGTCCTACGTCCTGCTTGGCCCGTGA
- a CDS encoding DUF6879 family protein: protein MLQRISIALLTGAVSFGLTKLARGSLVSTLTLAVFVAGSVLVVEFLRDVERSMTSTENMISHVNNATRLREAIEGSALDVLPTGSRPVQGLINNVVGFTPPSPILGRLVVSEIRDLTELVQGLTTEIGRRSAYAASCEGEDRNWLLALTGAATGRILATSTTAADGGQGKFEDGFWKTELGRAYLNAQRAAVDRGVEIRRVFILTDPEILASDDFIRTCEKQLKAGIEVRTNEVLSNSPSTRNDWTATFKDFILFDDEVSYEVDLEGIPPTLSIARTNLRYHPVTILDRRTRFEEIWEASTPFRLPQPSPPPDA from the coding sequence TTGCTACAGCGAATCTCGATAGCCCTGCTGACCGGAGCGGTCAGTTTCGGGCTGACAAAGCTGGCCAGAGGGTCGTTGGTCTCCACGCTCACGCTGGCGGTCTTCGTGGCCGGCTCCGTGCTCGTGGTGGAGTTCCTCCGCGACGTCGAACGCTCCATGACCTCGACCGAGAACATGATCTCGCACGTGAACAATGCCACGCGGCTGCGCGAGGCCATCGAGGGGTCGGCGTTGGACGTGCTGCCGACCGGCAGTCGCCCGGTCCAGGGACTGATCAACAACGTGGTGGGTTTCACGCCGCCCTCGCCTATCCTGGGCCGGTTGGTCGTGTCGGAGATCCGCGACCTCACCGAGCTGGTCCAGGGCCTGACGACGGAGATCGGCCGACGATCGGCCTACGCGGCGAGCTGCGAGGGCGAGGATCGCAACTGGCTGCTCGCTCTCACGGGGGCCGCGACCGGCCGGATCCTGGCGACCAGCACGACCGCCGCCGACGGCGGCCAGGGCAAGTTCGAGGACGGCTTCTGGAAGACCGAGCTCGGGCGGGCCTACCTCAACGCGCAGCGGGCGGCGGTGGACCGCGGCGTCGAGATTCGCCGGGTCTTCATCCTCACCGATCCGGAGATTCTCGCCAGCGATGACTTCATCCGGACCTGCGAAAAGCAGCTCAAAGCCGGCATAGAGGTACGGACCAACGAGGTCCTGAGCAATTCTCCGTCCACCCGGAACGACTGGACGGCGACCTTCAAGGACTTCATCCTCTTCGACGACGAGGTGAGCTACGAGGTCGATCTGGAGGGCATCCCGCCCACCCTGAGCATCGCGAGGACGAACCTTCGCTACCACCCGGTGACGATTCTCGACCGCCGGACGCGGTTCGAGGAGATCTGGGAGGCGAGCACGCCGTTCCGACTGCCTCAGCCCTCCCCGCCGCCGGACGCCTGA
- a CDS encoding SCO2523 family variant P-loop protein, whose protein sequence is MIVLATSDKGGTGRSVTTTNVAYRRALQGDDVCYLDFDFGSPTAGAVFDVEAASRGVKTGTGAHSYFQGDAAEPVRIDVWKQASWSRRRRPTGSGRLVLVPGDEGGGEFPISVEMIGRCRRLLVRLAEEFSVILIDLSAGRSYAADLVQEATAAPDLGREDVRWLVFHRWTRQHILAAHGLVFGERGIVSNGIRLGLSREEMESCVRFVRTAVQEPNSPLLSPLRAQQASWLQRCHNELVDLAARRRLGRSMVIGAIPLDPVLQWREQIIRDLDISSTQIANRETGEAFEDLARKLTDPRSWQGT, encoded by the coding sequence ATGATCGTCCTGGCCACCTCGGACAAGGGCGGAACCGGACGGTCCGTCACGACGACGAACGTCGCCTACCGCCGTGCGCTGCAGGGGGACGATGTCTGCTACCTCGACTTCGATTTCGGATCGCCGACGGCAGGCGCCGTCTTCGACGTCGAAGCGGCGAGCCGGGGGGTCAAGACCGGGACCGGGGCGCACTCGTACTTCCAGGGAGACGCGGCGGAGCCGGTGCGCATCGACGTCTGGAAGCAGGCGAGCTGGTCGCGGCGCCGGCGGCCGACCGGCTCCGGGCGGCTGGTCCTGGTGCCCGGCGACGAAGGCGGCGGCGAATTCCCGATCAGTGTGGAGATGATCGGACGGTGCCGTCGGCTCCTGGTCCGCCTCGCCGAGGAGTTCAGCGTCATCCTCATCGATCTGAGCGCCGGCCGGTCGTATGCGGCGGACCTCGTGCAGGAGGCGACCGCGGCCCCGGACCTCGGCCGCGAGGACGTCCGCTGGCTGGTCTTCCACCGGTGGACCAGGCAGCACATCCTCGCGGCGCACGGCCTCGTCTTCGGGGAACGCGGGATCGTGAGCAACGGGATCAGGCTCGGCCTCTCCCGGGAGGAGATGGAGAGCTGCGTCAGGTTCGTCCGGACCGCCGTCCAGGAACCGAATTCCCCGCTGCTTAGTCCGCTGCGCGCGCAGCAGGCATCCTGGCTGCAACGCTGCCACAACGAGCTGGTCGACCTCGCCGCCCGTCGGCGACTGGGCCGGAGCATGGTCATCGGTGCCATACCACTGGATCCGGTGCTGCAGTGGCGCGAGCAGATTATCCGGGATCTGGACATCAGTAGCACCCAGATCGCCAACCGGGAGACCGGTGAAGCGTTCGAAGATCTTGCTAGAAAGCTCACGGATCCACGTTCCTGGCAAGGCACCTGA
- a CDS encoding SCO2524 family protein, which translates to MKIQPRQLLLDLWQAAAAYSYVKGEWVFGGRAEPNSTADAEQLLCLMYPATTESPYFRLEQPDLTARDVAEALRPLGEAVDVPQVLLGAVSAFLRRYRDDDGIPVFHGGSYLQAINQGDELPPDRQQVEIVDSMSMSITLCLAILGFFKEYRNTGIRRPQLLRDIEWVEKAASERLTAAMVGLLRSFAVHAFSPTSAAGDTLLRTTDQDRLPREQLTAQLQRSLNDIRADLQRATAGTAGLEVLENENHLFECGWSWGVVRAAPTVRTDEFPEAAQKPGRAISRPNLYFTLTALDGIADLFSERTRRLGLLTAAQQALSDNLQFRWDLVQRYWSTIAGFGSQRTALEDIPWRPTVRADGEIPVNDHYYSLQVAGMMIEDLYRQKPSDNELSRVAKVLDELAIRSRVTRRATRQEAAIDMHVPGLRVRLVETDEREPELVWPVADFVTALLKRTVRLATLARGAELRQELLDLADRIWDHIEQRMIEEGPGEGLWDDPRRTFRDLSPVSTEPSWYFTERVMECLIAVVGAIEREPVTSGRAITEALELLAEAEHLFHKQLLGGGLDAGPAMRRELDGIGVQIERGRAAAQRRPGTAKAILQEILLRLDQLDAARPQFYEAIQP; encoded by the coding sequence GTGAAGATTCAACCGCGACAGTTGCTCCTCGATCTCTGGCAGGCTGCGGCCGCGTACTCGTACGTGAAGGGCGAGTGGGTCTTCGGCGGGCGGGCCGAACCGAACTCGACCGCCGACGCCGAGCAGCTCCTCTGTCTGATGTATCCGGCCACGACGGAGTCACCCTATTTCCGGCTGGAGCAGCCGGACCTGACCGCGCGTGACGTCGCCGAGGCACTGCGCCCCCTGGGTGAGGCCGTCGACGTGCCCCAGGTGCTTCTCGGCGCGGTCAGTGCCTTCCTGCGCCGGTACCGCGACGACGACGGCATCCCGGTCTTCCACGGCGGGTCATACCTACAGGCGATCAATCAGGGCGACGAACTCCCCCCGGACCGCCAGCAGGTCGAAATCGTCGACTCCATGTCGATGTCGATCACGCTGTGCCTGGCGATCCTGGGCTTCTTCAAGGAGTACCGGAACACGGGCATCCGCCGGCCCCAACTGCTGCGGGACATCGAGTGGGTGGAGAAGGCGGCCAGCGAGCGACTGACCGCGGCGATGGTCGGTCTGCTGCGCAGCTTCGCCGTGCACGCCTTCTCCCCGACCTCCGCCGCCGGCGACACGTTGTTGCGCACCACCGACCAGGACCGGCTGCCGCGGGAGCAACTGACTGCCCAGCTCCAGCGCTCGCTGAACGACATCCGCGCCGACCTGCAGCGGGCCACCGCCGGAACCGCCGGCCTGGAGGTCCTGGAGAACGAAAACCACCTGTTCGAGTGCGGCTGGTCCTGGGGGGTCGTCCGTGCTGCACCGACGGTGCGGACCGACGAGTTCCCCGAGGCAGCCCAGAAGCCGGGACGGGCAATATCCCGACCGAACCTCTACTTCACGCTCACCGCCCTCGACGGCATCGCCGACCTCTTTTCGGAACGCACCCGCCGTCTCGGCCTGCTGACCGCGGCACAGCAGGCGCTCTCCGACAATCTCCAGTTCCGCTGGGATCTGGTGCAGCGGTACTGGTCGACGATCGCAGGATTCGGCAGCCAGCGCACCGCGTTGGAGGACATCCCCTGGCGGCCGACCGTCCGGGCCGATGGCGAGATCCCGGTCAACGACCACTACTACTCCCTGCAGGTCGCCGGCATGATGATCGAGGACCTGTACCGCCAGAAGCCGAGCGACAACGAGCTCAGCCGGGTTGCGAAGGTCCTGGACGAGCTGGCGATCCGCAGCCGGGTGACGCGCCGGGCCACCCGCCAGGAGGCGGCGATCGACATGCACGTCCCGGGCCTGCGCGTGCGGCTGGTCGAGACCGACGAGCGCGAGCCGGAGCTGGTCTGGCCGGTGGCCGACTTCGTGACGGCGCTACTCAAACGGACCGTCCGTCTGGCGACGCTCGCGCGCGGTGCCGAGCTGCGTCAGGAGCTCCTCGACCTGGCCGACCGGATCTGGGATCACATCGAACAGAGGATGATCGAGGAAGGTCCCGGCGAGGGACTGTGGGACGACCCCCGCCGCACGTTCCGGGATCTGTCCCCGGTAAGCACCGAGCCGTCGTGGTACTTCACCGAGCGGGTGATGGAGTGCCTCATCGCCGTCGTGGGCGCCATCGAGCGGGAGCCGGTCACCAGTGGCCGCGCCATCACCGAGGCACTCGAACTCCTCGCCGAGGCCGAGCACCTGTTCCACAAGCAGCTCCTGGGCGGCGGGCTGGACGCCGGCCCGGCGATGCGCCGTGAGCTGGACGGCATCGGGGTGCAGATCGAACGGGGTCGCGCGGCGGCGCAGCGCCGGCCCGGCACGGCGAAGGCGATCCTGCAGGAGATCCTCCTGCGGCTCGACCAGCTCGACGCGGCCCGCCCGCAGTTCTACGAGGCCATCCAGCCATGA
- a CDS encoding SCO2525 family SAM-dependent methyltransferase — MAHNSDAPWDDFDPTAYFSHNYHTLRDDDRLILGLVRDFFVSVGPSRPVRGIDVGTGPNLYPALSMLPWCQEITLVEHSTQNVAWLEKEVAHGYAPTWDPFWTVLTSRAPYRSIGDPRGRLASAARVQKGNLFGLPAGEWEMGTMFFVACSISGHHGEFEEAVNRFLGALRPGAPFAMAYMENSKGYEVSGLKFPAVEVGMPEVRRCLETRTTDLQISRVSSESLRPGYTGMMVALGRAAER; from the coding sequence GTGGCACACAACTCGGATGCTCCGTGGGACGACTTCGATCCGACGGCCTACTTCAGCCACAACTACCACACGCTCCGCGATGACGACCGACTCATTCTCGGGCTGGTCCGGGACTTCTTCGTGAGTGTGGGACCGTCCCGACCGGTGCGCGGGATAGACGTGGGCACGGGCCCCAATCTCTATCCAGCGCTGTCGATGCTGCCGTGGTGCCAGGAGATCACCCTGGTCGAGCACTCCACCCAGAACGTGGCCTGGTTGGAAAAGGAGGTGGCCCATGGATACGCACCGACCTGGGATCCGTTCTGGACGGTGCTGACCTCGCGTGCCCCGTATCGGAGCATCGGCGACCCCCGCGGGCGGTTGGCGTCGGCGGCGCGTGTGCAGAAGGGTAACCTGTTCGGTCTTCCGGCCGGCGAGTGGGAGATGGGCACGATGTTCTTCGTCGCCTGCTCGATCTCGGGTCATCACGGCGAGTTCGAGGAGGCGGTGAATCGCTTTCTGGGCGCGCTGCGACCTGGCGCGCCCTTCGCGATGGCCTACATGGAGAACTCCAAGGGCTACGAGGTCAGCGGCCTGAAGTTCCCGGCCGTGGAGGTTGGGATGCCCGAGGTTCGGCGCTGCCTGGAAACCCGCACGACCGATCTGCAGATCAGCCGGGTCTCCAGCGAGTCGCTACGTCCGGGATACACCGGCATGATGGTCGCCCTCGGCCGGGCGGCAGAACGCTGA
- a CDS encoding GNAT family N-acetyltransferase, which yields MESRLEVRLVEREDLLPLHAVDREVFGELAYPYFALRQLFDAHSGEILVARIDGRLCGYSLTMTSRTSDIGWFQGLGVVPGLRGHRIGRRLACDALTLLFEHGIQHVRLAVREENIVATNLYESLGFHRTSKEVDYFGSGENRVLMTCRLTQAIIRSWSAEVSSTPVRTVDVGAVAPDRADAPSTPR from the coding sequence GTGGAGTCGCGGCTCGAAGTGCGCTTGGTCGAGAGAGAGGATCTCCTTCCTCTGCACGCGGTCGACCGGGAGGTCTTCGGCGAGCTGGCGTACCCGTACTTCGCTCTCCGGCAGCTCTTCGACGCGCATTCCGGGGAGATCCTCGTCGCGCGCATCGACGGCAGGCTCTGCGGCTACTCCCTGACCATGACGTCACGTACGTCGGATATCGGCTGGTTCCAGGGCCTTGGGGTCGTCCCGGGGCTTCGCGGGCACCGCATCGGGCGCCGACTCGCCTGCGACGCGTTGACGCTGCTGTTCGAGCACGGCATTCAGCACGTGCGACTGGCCGTCCGCGAGGAGAACATCGTGGCGACCAATCTCTACGAAAGCCTCGGTTTCCATCGAACCTCCAAGGAAGTGGACTACTTCGGCTCCGGCGAGAACCGGGTCCTGATGACCTGTCGGTTGACCCAGGCGATCATTCGCTCGTGGTCCGCAGAGGTCTCGTCGACGCCCGTCCGGACGGTGGATGTCGGCGCCGTCGCGCCGGATCGCGCCGACGCGCCGTCCACCCCGCGCTGA
- a CDS encoding GNAT family N-acetyltransferase, which yields MRIRRASEEDWDRIWPVWRAVVIEGETCPWEPDTGEETARAVWMLPPPAEVLVMEEEVEADGAAQVAQVADRAPGATTVVATALLTPSLPGLGNHVAQAMLLVDPKRIDQGGPRAGAGPYEDHGPYGGPASPTRGRAGGHWESVSRQAAEEMIDYATDLGYQAMQVHVVAANPKLVSLWRSLAFRQVGTLPAAYRHPWLGNVDLYVMYRFLPPRER from the coding sequence GTGCGCATACGGCGGGCGTCCGAGGAGGACTGGGACAGGATCTGGCCGGTGTGGCGGGCCGTCGTGATCGAGGGTGAAACCTGCCCCTGGGAGCCCGACACCGGTGAGGAGACCGCCCGCGCCGTCTGGATGCTCCCGCCGCCTGCCGAGGTGCTGGTCATGGAGGAGGAGGTCGAGGCGGACGGGGCGGCGCAGGTGGCGCAGGTGGCGGACCGGGCCCCGGGCGCGACGACCGTCGTCGCGACCGCGCTGCTGACGCCGAGCCTGCCGGGCCTCGGCAACCACGTGGCGCAGGCGATGCTGCTGGTCGATCCGAAGCGGATCGACCAGGGGGGGCCGCGCGCCGGCGCCGGTCCGTACGAGGATCACGGGCCCTACGGCGGCCCGGCGTCCCCCACCCGTGGGCGTGCCGGCGGTCACTGGGAGAGCGTCAGCCGCCAGGCCGCCGAGGAGATGATCGACTACGCCACGGACCTGGGTTACCAGGCGATGCAGGTTCACGTCGTCGCGGCGAACCCGAAGCTGGTCTCGCTGTGGCGGTCGCTGGCGTTCCGCCAGGTCGGCACGCTACCCGCCGCCTACCGCCATCCCTGGCTTGGCAACGTCGACCTCTACGTCATGTACCGCTTCCTGCCGCCGCGCGAGCGCTGA
- a CDS encoding GntR family transcriptional regulator, producing MRVPRPPTAWVATLSTSWSGSAREAILRELKRVILDGAAAPGLPIPVDEVAARYQVSRIPVREALMSLVGEGLVEHRSRAGYTVATLTPGELREFYLVREALEAAALGAAVRRATAADDALVSQAHAATSEAIRAGDSRGHHRESRRFHLALVNAGGMPRLARMFESAWNMTEPARPMDYASRDAVDLLNDDHERMLHAFRARDAAALLEVSRLHHGRLQNFVLALPESGELGQG from the coding sequence ATGCGAGTTCCCCGGCCGCCCACCGCCTGGGTCGCGACCCTGTCCACGAGCTGGAGCGGCTCCGCCCGCGAGGCGATTCTGCGCGAGCTGAAGCGGGTGATCCTCGACGGCGCGGCGGCGCCGGGCCTGCCCATCCCCGTCGACGAGGTGGCCGCGCGCTACCAGGTGAGCCGGATTCCGGTCCGGGAGGCGCTGATGAGCCTCGTCGGGGAGGGCCTGGTGGAGCACCGCTCCCGGGCGGGCTACACCGTCGCGACACTCACCCCGGGCGAGCTGCGCGAGTTCTACCTGGTGCGAGAGGCGCTGGAGGCGGCGGCCCTCGGCGCCGCGGTGCGCCGGGCGACCGCCGCGGACGACGCGCTGGTCTCCCAGGCGCATGCCGCCACGTCGGAGGCGATCCGGGCGGGTGACTCCCGCGGCCACCACCGGGAGAGCCGGCGGTTCCACCTCGCGCTCGTCAACGCGGGCGGCATGCCGCGCCTGGCGCGCATGTTCGAGTCCGCCTGGAACATGACCGAGCCCGCCCGGCCGATGGACTACGCCTCACGGGACGCCGTGGACCTGCTCAACGACGACCACGAACGGATGCTGCACGCCTTCCGGGCCCGCGACGCGGCCGCGCTGCTGGAGGTCTCGCGCCTGCACCACGGCCGCCTGCAGAACTTCGTGCTGGCCCTGCCGGAGTCCGGCGAGCTCGGCCAGGGCTGA